From the genome of Terriglobales bacterium, one region includes:
- a CDS encoding amidohydrolase family protein, producing the protein MGRVLLLHGLIVLCAAVAHAQSPSAPIALRGGKLLTVSHGVIDNGVLVIDNGKIAAVGRSGEVAIPKAARVIDVKGMTVYPGLIDSHTNLGLTEITQVAMTNDLVEPSDEITPHMHVYDAFHAESELIPVTRMNGITNAIVAPAETNTLPGQSSLVQLDGRSRDQMLLVRDLALMMNFTGAQRRNETWDSRKFPQTRMGLAAQLRQAFLDAQDYAHRWEEYEKRKAAKEKDPSLKDKERPKRDLKLEALLPYLEGKKPVVLAAEEASDVEVALSLAREFNLRVVLNHITHSQTLLDKIAEAKLPVIVGPIYRTPKDNERYDVVYRLPAELARRGIKFAFASYDAHDVRNLPYAAGYAVAWGVPYDEALKALTLNPAEIWGVAAQLGSLDVGKTANVVVADGDPLDVRTDVKRVFIAGREVPLTSRQTALRDAYMK; encoded by the coding sequence GTGGGCCGCGTCTTGCTGCTTCACGGCCTCATCGTTCTCTGCGCCGCGGTCGCCCACGCTCAATCGCCCTCCGCTCCCATCGCCCTGCGCGGCGGCAAGCTGCTCACCGTTTCGCACGGCGTCATCGACAACGGCGTGCTGGTCATCGACAACGGCAAGATCGCCGCCGTCGGCCGGAGCGGAGAAGTCGCCATCCCCAAAGCTGCGCGTGTGATTGATGTCAAGGGCATGACCGTCTACCCGGGGCTCATCGACTCGCACACCAACCTCGGCCTCACCGAGATCACGCAGGTCGCCATGACCAACGACCTGGTCGAGCCCAGCGACGAGATCACCCCCCACATGCACGTCTACGACGCCTTCCACGCCGAGTCCGAACTCATCCCCGTGACGCGGATGAACGGAATCACCAATGCCATCGTCGCGCCTGCGGAGACCAACACGCTCCCCGGCCAGTCCTCACTCGTTCAGCTCGACGGCCGCTCCCGCGACCAGATGCTTCTCGTCCGCGACCTCGCCCTCATGATGAACTTCACCGGCGCCCAGCGCCGCAACGAGACCTGGGATTCGCGCAAGTTCCCCCAGACCCGTATGGGGCTGGCCGCACAACTGCGCCAGGCTTTCCTCGACGCCCAGGATTACGCCCATCGCTGGGAGGAGTATGAAAAGCGCAAGGCCGCCAAAGAGAAAGACCCGTCGCTCAAGGACAAGGAACGTCCCAAGCGTGACCTCAAGCTCGAAGCCTTGCTCCCCTACCTGGAAGGCAAGAAGCCCGTGGTGCTGGCCGCCGAGGAGGCCAGCGACGTCGAAGTCGCGCTCAGCTTGGCGCGCGAATTCAACCTGCGCGTCGTGCTCAACCACATTACCCATTCGCAGACTTTGCTGGACAAGATCGCCGAGGCCAAACTTCCGGTCATCGTCGGCCCCATTTATCGCACGCCCAAGGACAACGAACGCTACGATGTGGTCTATCGCCTCCCCGCGGAACTGGCGCGCCGCGGCATCAAGTTCGCCTTCGCCTCCTACGACGCCCACGACGTGCGCAACCTGCCCTACGCTGCCGGCTACGCTGTCGCCTGGGGTGTCCCGTACGACGAAGCCTTGAAGGCCCTGACGCTCAATCCCGCAGAGATCTGGGGAGTGGCAGCTCAGTTGGGCTCGCTCGACGTCGGCAAGACCGCCAACGTCGTCGTGGCCGATGGCGACCCCCTCGATGTCCGCACCGACGTCAAGCGCGTCTTCATCGCCGGCCGCGAAGTCCCCCTCACCAGCCGCCAGACCGCGCTTCGGGACGCGTATATGAAGTGA
- the fabF gene encoding beta-ketoacyl-ACP synthase II, with amino-acid sequence MSRRVVVTGVGLISAVGNTAEETWKNLLAGKSGVARITHFDASDFACKIAAEVKNFDPLAFIEKKEVKKMARFIHLAIAASDEAMKQAGLEVTPELGPRVGVHIGSGIGGFDIIEREHENLLKGGPRKISPFFIPSAIVNLAAGQVSIRYRAKGPNEATCTACTSSAHSIGDAFKIIARCDADVMIAGGTEAAITPMGVGGFAAMRALSTRNDEPEKASRPWDSGRDGFIVGEGAGILILEELEFARRRGANILAEIVGYGMSGDAYHITQPSEDGDGAYRVMTAALHDAKLQPSDIGYINAHGTSTPIGDRLETIAIKRTFGDHAKKLAVSSTKSMTGHLLGGAGGLEAGITVLALRDQMLPPTINLDNPDPECDLDYVPNHARKASLDFALSNSFGFGGTNGSLIFRRWEE; translated from the coding sequence TTGAGCCGTCGAGTCGTCGTCACCGGCGTCGGATTGATTTCCGCTGTCGGCAACACTGCGGAAGAGACCTGGAAGAACCTGCTGGCCGGCAAGAGCGGCGTGGCCCGCATCACCCACTTCGACGCCTCCGACTTTGCCTGCAAGATCGCCGCCGAAGTGAAGAACTTCGACCCGCTCGCCTTCATCGAGAAAAAGGAAGTCAAGAAGATGGCCCGCTTCATTCACCTGGCCATCGCCGCCTCTGACGAGGCCATGAAGCAGGCCGGCCTTGAGGTCACACCCGAACTCGGTCCCCGCGTCGGCGTGCACATCGGCTCAGGCATCGGTGGGTTCGACATCATCGAGCGCGAGCACGAGAACCTGCTCAAGGGCGGCCCGCGCAAGATCTCGCCCTTCTTCATCCCCTCCGCTATCGTCAATCTGGCCGCCGGCCAGGTCAGCATCCGCTATCGCGCCAAGGGCCCCAACGAAGCCACCTGCACTGCCTGCACCTCCAGCGCCCACTCCATCGGCGACGCCTTCAAGATCATCGCCCGCTGCGATGCCGACGTCATGATCGCCGGCGGCACCGAAGCCGCCATCACTCCCATGGGCGTGGGCGGGTTCGCCGCCATGCGCGCTCTCTCGACCCGCAACGACGAGCCGGAAAAAGCCAGCCGTCCCTGGGATTCGGGCCGCGACGGCTTTATCGTCGGCGAGGGCGCCGGCATCCTCATCCTGGAAGAACTCGAGTTCGCTCGCCGCCGCGGCGCAAACATCCTCGCCGAGATTGTCGGCTACGGCATGAGCGGCGACGCCTATCACATCACGCAGCCTTCCGAAGATGGCGACGGCGCTTACCGCGTGATGACCGCCGCCCTCCACGACGCCAAGCTCCAGCCCAGCGACATCGGCTACATCAACGCCCACGGCACCTCGACGCCCATCGGCGACCGCCTGGAGACCATCGCCATCAAGCGCACCTTCGGCGACCACGCGAAGAAACTGGCCGTGAGTTCCACCAAGTCCATGACTGGACACCTGCTGGGCGGCGCCGGCGGCCTGGAGGCCGGCATCACCGTGCTCGCCTTGCGCGACCAGATGCTGCCCCCCACCATCAACCTCGATAACCCCGACCCCGAGTGCGACCTGGACTACGTGCCCAACCACGCCCGCAAAGCCTCACTCGACTTCGCCCTCTCCAACTCATTCGGCTTCGGCGGCACCAACGGCTCCCTCATCTTCCGCCGCTGGGAAGAATAG
- the acpP gene encoding acyl carrier protein, with protein MAGVDEKVKQIIVEQLGVDEGEVTPNASFVDDLGADSLDTVELVMAFEEAFDIEIPDEDAEKIRTVKDAIDYIGKSAKAK; from the coding sequence ATGGCGGGCGTAGACGAAAAGGTCAAGCAGATCATCGTGGAGCAGTTGGGTGTGGACGAAGGCGAGGTGACTCCCAACGCGTCCTTCGTGGACGACCTGGGCGCCGACTCGCTGGACACCGTCGAGCTGGTCATGGCGTTCGAGGAAGCCTTTGACATCGAGATCCCCGACGAGGACGCGGAGAAGATCCGCACCGTCAAAGACGCCATCGACTATATCGGCAAAAGCGCCAAAGCCAAGTAA
- a CDS encoding amidohydrolase family protein codes for MRRPLLALIPLLGFAALAPAQDVTRPTGKNEIVIRNATLLTVTHGRIENGSVYIKDGKIVAFGARVDVPASATVIEAAGKFVTPGIIDAHSHSALDDDVNEATSPVTPHMRMQDAFDYTDKAVYRSLAGGVTTSLSLHGSANMIGGQAIVFKHKYGLGRDQMLFAGAPRSIKFASGENPKRVYGALKQMPSTRMGNFAVQRQALAEARDYMHEWDQYEAKVAKGDADAKRPKRDLKLEALAEVLRGHFLVQIHCYRADEFLTEIAIAREFGYKIRAFHHALEAYKVPEEIAQEGIAIATFADWWGYKHEAWDAIPWNAVMAMRKGVRVAIKSDSNDFARRLNQEAGKIMRYGGATEDEALRMITLNPAWIIGVEDRVGSIDVGKDADLVIWDGYPLSSYGRPDKVFIDGDLYFDRSLPGYGMPQYKEGN; via the coding sequence ATGAGAAGACCTCTTCTCGCACTGATCCCGCTCCTGGGTTTCGCCGCCCTCGCTCCCGCCCAGGACGTTACGCGTCCCACCGGCAAGAACGAGATTGTCATTCGCAACGCCACCCTGCTCACCGTGACGCACGGCCGCATCGAGAACGGTTCCGTCTACATCAAGGATGGCAAGATCGTCGCCTTCGGCGCCCGAGTGGACGTGCCTGCCTCCGCCACCGTGATCGAGGCCGCCGGAAAGTTCGTCACTCCCGGCATCATCGACGCGCACTCCCACTCCGCGCTCGACGACGACGTCAACGAGGCCACCAGCCCGGTGACACCCCACATGCGCATGCAGGACGCCTTCGACTACACCGACAAGGCCGTCTACCGCTCGCTCGCCGGAGGGGTTACCACGTCGCTCTCCCTGCACGGTTCGGCCAACATGATCGGCGGGCAGGCCATCGTCTTCAAGCACAAGTACGGACTCGGCCGCGACCAGATGCTGTTCGCCGGCGCGCCACGCTCCATCAAGTTCGCCTCCGGCGAGAATCCCAAGCGCGTTTACGGCGCGCTGAAGCAGATGCCTTCCACGCGCATGGGTAACTTCGCCGTGCAGCGCCAGGCGCTCGCCGAGGCCCGCGACTACATGCACGAATGGGACCAGTACGAAGCCAAAGTTGCCAAGGGCGACGCGGATGCCAAGCGTCCCAAGCGCGACCTCAAGCTCGAAGCCCTGGCCGAAGTCCTGCGCGGCCACTTCCTGGTGCAGATCCACTGCTATCGCGCCGACGAGTTCCTCACCGAGATCGCCATCGCGCGTGAGTTCGGCTACAAGATCCGCGCTTTCCATCACGCGCTCGAGGCCTACAAGGTGCCGGAAGAGATCGCGCAGGAAGGCATCGCCATCGCCACCTTCGCCGACTGGTGGGGCTACAAGCACGAAGCCTGGGACGCCATCCCCTGGAACGCGGTCATGGCCATGCGCAAGGGCGTTCGCGTCGCCATCAAGAGCGATTCCAACGACTTTGCCCGCCGCCTGAACCAGGAAGCCGGCAAGATCATGCGCTACGGCGGCGCCACCGAGGACGAAGCTCTCCGCATGATCACCCTCAACCCCGCCTGGATCATCGGCGTCGAAGACCGTGTAGGCTCCATCGACGTCGGCAAGGACGCCGACCTGGTCATCTGGGATGGCTACCCGCTCTCCAGCTACGGCCGCCCCGACAAGGTCTTCATCGACGGCGACCTCTACTTCGACCGTTCGCTTCCCGGCTACGGCATGCCGCAGTACAAGGAGGGGAACTGA
- a CDS encoding DUF3891 family protein, translating to MILCPIPAAAPSPDAATAWDVILETQQRPAQAWWLIPQADHARLAGDLAARFHPAQAPALDPDTVRAIALHDAGWTPVDEALLAGSSRPRPLSFLDVPVSSMLAAWTGSIEAALTVGPVGGLMVAGHFLRLARTFAESRPAAEAALVEAFIREQEQQRARLLRRQSRTPQEIEQLVDVLQLCDLISLYLCCGARQPVEFARSPRPLRLTWKGDTAVLDPSPLARRIPLSVSAFRFPRLAGESNQARIPYEVQ from the coding sequence TTGATCCTCTGTCCCATTCCGGCTGCGGCGCCGTCTCCTGATGCCGCCACCGCCTGGGACGTCATCCTCGAAACGCAGCAGCGTCCAGCCCAGGCTTGGTGGCTCATCCCGCAAGCGGATCATGCCCGGCTGGCGGGCGATCTCGCGGCCCGCTTCCATCCCGCGCAAGCGCCCGCGCTCGATCCCGACACCGTGCGCGCCATCGCTCTGCATGACGCCGGCTGGACTCCGGTGGACGAAGCGCTGCTCGCCGGCTCATCGCGCCCGCGTCCGCTCTCTTTCCTCGATGTCCCCGTGTCGTCAATGCTCGCCGCCTGGACTGGCTCCATTGAAGCTGCGCTCACGGTAGGACCCGTGGGCGGCCTGATGGTCGCCGGTCACTTTCTCCGCCTGGCGCGCACGTTCGCGGAATCGCGTCCCGCCGCTGAAGCCGCCCTGGTGGAAGCCTTCATCCGCGAGCAGGAACAGCAGCGCGCCCGCCTGCTCCGGCGCCAGTCGCGAACTCCGCAGGAGATCGAGCAACTCGTGGACGTACTGCAGTTATGCGATCTCATCTCGCTCTATCTGTGCTGCGGCGCGCGCCAGCCGGTGGAGTTCGCCCGCTCCCCGCGTCCCCTGCGGCTCACCTGGAAAGGCGATACGGCCGTGCTCGATCCTTCGCCGCTCGCGCGCCGCATCCCGCTCAGCGTCTCCGCCTTTCGCTTCCCTCGCCTCGCCGGAGAATCCAATCAGGCGCGCATCCCGTACGAAGTCCAGTAG
- the dtd gene encoding D-aminoacyl-tRNA deacylase encodes MKLGFMRAVVQRVKQASVAVNGEVVGAIGAGLLVFLGVAREDSEAAADYLAEKVAGLRVFEDAEGKMNRAAAEAGGAVLVVSQFTLYGDVRRGKRPSFDRAAPPAEARRLYEYFVERLRAAGLRCETGRFQEMMDVTLVNDGPVTILLDSEKTI; translated from the coding sequence TTGAAACTGGGATTCATGCGGGCCGTGGTGCAGCGCGTGAAGCAGGCCTCGGTTGCGGTAAACGGAGAAGTCGTAGGCGCGATCGGCGCGGGGCTGCTGGTGTTTCTGGGCGTGGCGCGGGAGGACTCGGAAGCCGCTGCCGACTATCTGGCCGAGAAGGTCGCGGGCCTGCGCGTGTTCGAGGACGCGGAAGGGAAGATGAACCGCGCGGCGGCAGAGGCGGGCGGAGCGGTGCTGGTGGTCTCGCAGTTCACGCTATACGGGGACGTGCGCCGCGGCAAACGGCCTTCGTTCGACCGGGCCGCTCCGCCAGCGGAGGCACGGCGCCTCTACGAATATTTCGTGGAGCGGCTGCGCGCGGCCGGGCTGCGCTGCGAAACGGGTCGGTTCCAGGAAATGATGGACGTGACGCTGGTGAACGACGGGCCGGTGACCATCCTGCTGGATTCCGAGAAAACCATCTAA
- the folP gene encoding dihydropteroate synthase — MRPHFTWRLKTRSLVLGPRTLVMGVVNVTPDSFSDGGLYLAPDRALTHALRLLDEGADIVDIGGESTRPGSAQRVPEEEELRRVLPVVEGVLRERPQAVISVDTYKSGTARRVVEAGAEIINDISAFRWDPAMAQTVAGLACGCVLMHMRGRPEEWRTLAPIDNLPGRVLRDLAHWAQQALDSGVARDRIVLDPGFGFGKNFEENYPLLARFRELRRLDFPLLAGASRKSFLGRTLARNGHDAPPAGRPSASLAAMTAAILQGAHIVRVHDVRESVEAARIADAILAAKS, encoded by the coding sequence ATGCGTCCCCACTTCACCTGGCGGCTCAAGACCCGTTCGCTGGTCCTCGGCCCACGCACCCTGGTCATGGGCGTGGTCAACGTCACGCCCGACTCCTTCTCGGACGGCGGCCTCTATCTCGCCCCCGACCGTGCCCTCACCCACGCCCTGCGTCTCCTCGACGAAGGCGCTGACATCGTGGATATCGGCGGCGAGTCCACTCGTCCAGGCTCCGCCCAACGCGTTCCGGAGGAAGAAGAACTGCGGCGCGTCCTGCCGGTCGTCGAAGGTGTGCTGCGGGAGCGTCCCCAGGCGGTCATTTCCGTGGATACCTACAAGTCCGGCACGGCGCGCCGCGTGGTCGAAGCCGGCGCCGAGATCATCAATGACATCAGTGCCTTCCGTTGGGACCCAGCCATGGCGCAGACGGTTGCCGGACTCGCCTGCGGCTGCGTTCTGATGCACATGCGCGGTCGCCCGGAAGAATGGCGCACGCTCGCGCCCATCGACAATCTTCCCGGCCGCGTCCTGCGCGACCTGGCCCACTGGGCGCAGCAAGCGCTCGACTCGGGCGTCGCCCGCGACCGCATCGTCCTCGACCCCGGCTTCGGCTTCGGCAAGAACTTTGAGGAGAACTATCCCTTGCTGGCGCGCTTCCGGGAATTGCGCCGGCTCGACTTTCCGCTGCTCGCCGGCGCCTCCCGCAAATCCTTTCTCGGCCGCACCCTGGCGCGCAACGGCCACGACGCCCCTCCTGCCGGGCGCCCCTCCGCCAGCCTGGCCGCGATGACTGCCGCCATCCTCCAGGGCGCGCACATCGTGCGCGTGCACGACGTCAGGGAATCGGTCGAAGCCGCCCGCATCGCCGACGCCATCCTGGCCGCAAAGAGCTGA
- a CDS encoding winged helix-turn-helix domain-containing protein encodes MAGSVGPPRVAVGDVQLDLEAGVARRKGTRLKLGAQPFQVLRILLSRPNEVVTRGELHTALWPEDVFVDFDHGLNKAINRLRIVLGDSAESPKYIETLPKVGYRWIGGAPVEWQPVAAEGAEPAAERSHRPWVLAAAALVLLAAAGLVWRPPRAAPRSTQPPGWVLITAIENRSGEPVLDGTLEYALERELSNSRFVKVVPRQRIQDGLRLMRRPLDTKLDAALGREVSLRDGDIQALLTGRVEKLGSSYVLSVQVVDPARDVVLAGFSEEDRADTELASAVRRLSSRVREALGETPQQVRESVARLERVTTPSLAALQLYSRANNLMVRSDGQWSGKESAALEDQAAALLKQALAAEPDFASAHLLLAWALVDLKRQRESVPHFRRALELAGTVSEREQLFIQGSYYHITDDWERASQAYESLLALYPDDFWTVNNLVWICVRQQNIRRASELMVRRAELRPRDFHSNFGAWQWLSNHKQRPRARTYYQRALALVNPEVEQEQPGAISELESAPFYEAWIHGDYKAAAAVAEKLRNTARLRSGELRQGTIGALCAEFFLLGQLREAEQWAEMISDPKERALLKVAFPEARGDLPAMRAALLEQVKLKANVGPNTVARLARVGLVQQARNTLPEIVNYQIPADHDFPLGEIALAEGHLAVAATKLSAAARGYREHHVQYEVLVRMALAKTLVRQGKTDEAIRTLTTALEAEDENYKRDARLQLARLYRMQNQPAEAERLEQQVLQSLAYADPDHPLLLELQRRANPR; translated from the coding sequence ATGGCGGGTTCGGTAGGCCCACCGCGCGTCGCGGTGGGCGATGTTCAGCTCGATTTGGAGGCGGGCGTTGCCCGGCGCAAGGGCACCCGCCTGAAGCTCGGCGCCCAGCCCTTCCAGGTCTTGCGCATCCTGCTGAGCCGTCCCAACGAAGTCGTCACCCGGGGCGAGCTGCACACCGCCCTCTGGCCGGAAGACGTCTTCGTAGATTTCGACCACGGCCTGAACAAGGCCATCAATCGCCTGCGCATCGTGCTGGGCGACTCAGCGGAAAGTCCCAAATACATTGAGACCCTCCCCAAGGTGGGTTATCGCTGGATTGGTGGCGCACCTGTTGAATGGCAGCCTGTCGCGGCCGAAGGCGCAGAACCCGCCGCTGAGCGCTCGCATCGGCCCTGGGTATTGGCTGCGGCGGCGCTGGTCCTGCTGGCGGCCGCGGGATTGGTATGGAGGCCACCCCGTGCGGCGCCACGATCCACGCAACCGCCGGGCTGGGTTCTTATCACTGCCATCGAAAACCGCTCCGGCGAGCCGGTGCTGGACGGGACGCTGGAGTACGCGCTGGAGCGCGAGCTGAGCAATTCACGTTTCGTCAAAGTCGTGCCCCGGCAGCGCATTCAGGACGGCCTCCGCCTGATGCGCAGGCCGCTGGATACGAAACTCGACGCCGCTCTGGGCCGCGAGGTCAGCCTGCGCGATGGCGATATCCAGGCCCTGCTCACCGGCCGCGTCGAGAAACTGGGTTCCAGCTACGTGCTGAGCGTGCAGGTAGTGGATCCGGCGCGGGACGTGGTCCTGGCGGGCTTCAGCGAGGAGGACCGGGCCGATACGGAGCTGGCCTCTGCGGTCCGCCGTCTCTCCAGCCGCGTTCGCGAGGCCCTCGGCGAAACGCCGCAGCAGGTTCGAGAAAGCGTGGCCCGGCTGGAGAGGGTCACTACGCCGTCGCTCGCCGCCCTGCAGCTCTACTCCCGGGCGAACAACCTGATGGTCCGGAGCGATGGACAGTGGAGCGGCAAGGAGAGTGCAGCCCTGGAGGATCAAGCCGCGGCCTTGTTGAAACAGGCTCTGGCCGCCGAGCCGGACTTCGCCTCTGCGCATCTCCTGCTGGCATGGGCGCTGGTCGACCTCAAGCGGCAACGGGAATCGGTCCCGCATTTCCGACGCGCTCTCGAACTGGCCGGCACCGTGAGCGAACGGGAACAGCTCTTCATCCAGGGCAGCTACTACCACATTACGGACGACTGGGAGCGGGCCAGCCAGGCCTACGAGTCGCTGCTGGCTTTGTATCCGGACGATTTCTGGACGGTGAACAATCTGGTCTGGATCTGTGTGCGGCAGCAGAACATTCGGCGCGCCTCCGAACTGATGGTGCGTCGCGCCGAGCTCCGGCCCAGGGACTTCCATTCCAACTTCGGTGCCTGGCAGTGGCTTTCGAACCACAAGCAACGCCCGCGCGCTCGCACCTACTACCAGCGCGCCCTGGCGCTCGTGAATCCCGAAGTTGAGCAGGAACAACCGGGGGCGATATCCGAACTTGAGTCGGCTCCGTTCTACGAAGCGTGGATCCACGGGGATTACAAGGCTGCGGCGGCCGTGGCAGAGAAGCTGCGGAACACGGCCAGGCTCCGCAGCGGTGAACTGCGGCAAGGCACGATTGGCGCCCTCTGTGCAGAATTCTTCCTGTTGGGCCAGTTGCGAGAAGCGGAACAATGGGCAGAAATGATCTCCGACCCGAAAGAGCGGGCGCTTCTCAAGGTAGCCTTCCCGGAAGCGCGCGGAGATCTACCGGCCATGCGTGCCGCACTGCTGGAGCAGGTTAAACTGAAGGCTAACGTCGGACCGAATACAGTGGCCCGGCTGGCGCGCGTGGGCCTGGTTCAACAGGCCCGAAATACCCTTCCGGAAATCGTGAACTACCAGATCCCTGCCGACCATGACTTCCCGCTCGGCGAAATCGCCCTGGCGGAAGGCCATCTGGCGGTGGCGGCAACGAAATTGAGCGCAGCCGCGCGGGGATACCGGGAGCATCACGTGCAGTATGAAGTGCTGGTCCGGATGGCCCTGGCCAAGACCCTCGTCCGCCAGGGCAAGACCGACGAGGCTATCCGCACGCTCACCACCGCACTCGAAGCGGAGGATGAGAATTACAAGAGGGACGCGCGCTTGCAGCTCGCTAGGCTTTATCGCATGCAGAACCAACCCGCCGAAGCGGAAAGGCTGGAGCAGCAGGTACTGCAATCCCTCGCCTATGCCGACCCCGACCATCCGCTTCTGCTGGAGCTCCAGCGTCGCGCCAACCCGCGTTGA
- the dacB gene encoding D-alanyl-D-alanine carboxypeptidase/D-alanyl-D-alanine-endopeptidase gives MRRRVAVVLALILVSIPAFTTTKAERARQKALAAKIDAILAEPAAARGFWGIRVVSLRSGTTLYERNAEKLFTPASNTKLFVTAAALALIGPEHKFRTTVEAAAAPDRYGRIAGDLVLVGRGDPNLSGRTLPYKKRTERAQPPVFVLEQLADQIAARGVRVIEGDVVADDTYFVFERYAEGWSYDDVVRAWGAPVSALAINDNVLFIRILPGERAGEKAFVTLDPFPESFQIDNRLVTTAAGSGPRNIVVDRRPGSATLTLWGSIPADDAGTSEAIALEDPADFSARIFRRLLERRGINVYGSARARHQEPMGLPTFHVTARASAGGGQVETGSATPQPVVLAAHESLPLVEDLRVINKVSQNLHAEMALRLLGREKGTAGSIEAGLKVLQSFVTQAGLDPAEVVLYDGSGLSRKNLVSPRALAGLLRYAAGQPWGEAYRETLPVAGEDGSLAERFLGTAARGRVQAKTGSMEHVKSLSGYATTERGEPIAFVILSNNHTLTYEEADAVIDRIVRAVVEDGAAKQGKR, from the coding sequence ATGCGACGCCGAGTTGCGGTGGTTTTGGCGCTGATTCTGGTCTCGATACCGGCGTTTACGACTACGAAGGCGGAGAGAGCCAGGCAGAAGGCGCTGGCGGCGAAGATCGACGCCATTCTGGCCGAGCCGGCTGCGGCGCGCGGCTTCTGGGGCATCCGCGTAGTGTCGCTGCGCAGCGGCACTACGCTCTACGAGCGCAACGCGGAAAAGCTGTTCACGCCGGCGTCGAACACGAAGCTCTTCGTCACGGCGGCGGCACTGGCACTGATCGGGCCGGAACACAAGTTCCGCACCACGGTGGAGGCGGCTGCGGCGCCCGACCGTTACGGGCGGATCGCCGGCGATTTGGTGCTGGTGGGACGCGGCGATCCCAATCTCTCCGGCCGGACGCTGCCCTACAAGAAGCGCACCGAGCGCGCGCAGCCGCCGGTATTCGTGCTGGAGCAACTGGCGGACCAGATCGCGGCGCGCGGCGTGCGTGTGATCGAAGGCGACGTGGTCGCGGACGACACCTACTTCGTCTTCGAGCGCTACGCGGAAGGCTGGTCGTACGACGATGTGGTGCGGGCGTGGGGAGCGCCGGTCTCCGCGCTGGCCATCAATGACAACGTGCTGTTCATCCGCATCCTGCCGGGGGAACGGGCGGGCGAGAAGGCGTTCGTCACGCTTGACCCGTTCCCGGAATCGTTCCAGATCGACAACCGGCTGGTGACCACGGCGGCGGGCAGCGGGCCGCGCAACATCGTGGTGGACCGAAGGCCGGGCTCGGCGACGCTGACGCTGTGGGGCTCGATTCCGGCGGACGACGCCGGCACCAGCGAAGCCATTGCGCTCGAGGATCCGGCGGATTTTTCCGCGCGCATCTTCCGACGGCTGCTGGAGCGGCGCGGCATCAACGTGTACGGGAGCGCGCGCGCGCGTCACCAGGAACCCATGGGTCTGCCGACCTTCCACGTCACGGCGCGGGCCAGCGCGGGAGGCGGGCAGGTGGAAACCGGTTCGGCAACGCCGCAGCCGGTGGTGCTGGCGGCGCATGAATCCCTGCCGCTGGTGGAAGACCTGCGCGTCATCAACAAGGTCAGCCAGAACCTGCATGCGGAGATGGCGCTGCGGCTGCTGGGAAGGGAGAAGGGGACGGCGGGCTCAATCGAGGCCGGCCTGAAAGTGCTGCAATCGTTCGTCACGCAGGCCGGCCTGGATCCGGCCGAAGTGGTGCTTTATGACGGCTCCGGACTTTCACGGAAGAACCTGGTTTCGCCGCGGGCACTGGCTGGGCTGCTGCGCTACGCGGCGGGCCAGCCGTGGGGCGAAGCTTACCGCGAAACGCTGCCGGTGGCGGGCGAGGACGGGTCGCTGGCGGAGCGCTTCCTGGGCACGGCGGCCAGGGGACGGGTGCAGGCGAAGACGGGATCGATGGAGCACGTGAAGTCGCTCTCCGGGTATGCGACGACCGAACGGGGCGAGCCCATCGCGTTCGTCATCTTGTCCAATAACCACACCCTGACGTACGAAGAGGCGGACGCCGTGATCGACCGCATCGTAAGGGCGGTGGTAGAAGACGGGGCAGCGAAGCAGGGGAAGCGGTAA